In a genomic window of Deinococcus radiotolerans:
- a CDS encoding histidine phosphatase family protein: MSELRLIRHGQATPFETDTDRLSPLGETQARAVGAAFQAEGWVPTHVLHGPLVRQRRTAQLAAAPDWPALDTDARLAEFDGDGLIRTLAPLLATQDPAFAAQVAAFRASAAPERNRTFQALLETVADAWQSGRLTHPDVEPWAAFRTRVLAALADLLALPGGSRVAVFTSGGVIGVTVARVLDAPDAAALRLNWRVRNASVTRLTFGRGRVSLDSFNEEAHLPRQDRSWR; encoded by the coding sequence GTGAGTGAACTGCGCCTGATCCGCCACGGGCAGGCCACGCCGTTCGAGACGGACACCGACCGGCTCTCCCCGCTGGGCGAGACGCAGGCCCGCGCGGTCGGCGCGGCTTTTCAGGCCGAGGGCTGGGTGCCCACGCATGTCCTGCACGGACCACTCGTGCGGCAGCGGCGCACGGCCCAGCTGGCCGCCGCGCCGGACTGGCCCGCCCTGGACACCGACGCCCGCCTAGCCGAGTTTGACGGGGACGGACTGATCCGCACGCTGGCGCCACTGCTCGCCACGCAGGATCCCGCGTTTGCGGCGCAGGTCGCCGCGTTCCGCGCCAGCGCCGCTCCGGAACGCAACCGCACGTTCCAGGCGCTGCTGGAGACCGTGGCGGACGCCTGGCAGTCCGGGCGCCTCACGCATCCGGACGTGGAACCCTGGGCGGCGTTCCGCACGCGGGTCCTCGCGGCCCTGGCGGACCTGCTGGCGCTGCCCGGCGGGAGCCGCGTGGCGGTGTTCACGAGTGGCGGCGTGATCGGCGTCACGGTCGCCCGCGTGCTGGACGCCCCGGACGCTGCGGCGCTGCGCCTGAACTGGCGCGTGCGGAACGCCAGCGTCACCCGGCTCACGTTCGGCCGGGGGCGGGTCAGCCTGGACAGCTTCAACGAGGAAGCGCACCTGCCCCGCCAGGACCGCTCATGGCGCTGA
- a CDS encoding SDR family oxidoreductase, with product MALKDLFNLTGTVALITGGSRGLGLQIAEALGEYGATVVLTARKAHELDEARAHLAALGVTAHVYPNDLGAFDTLDPLVERIHAEVGPIDILVNNAGATWGAPTTEHPLDAWMKVMNVNVNGTFLLTQAVLKRCMVPRGAGRIINVASVAGLQGNDPRMAATLAYNTSKGAMVNFTRALAAEFAAQGITVNSICPGYFPTKMTKGTLAYGEAQILDHTPMRRLGGDEDLKGAALLLASAAGAYITGQNLAVDGGISAV from the coding sequence ATGGCCCTGAAAGACCTGTTCAACCTGACCGGCACGGTCGCCCTCATCACCGGCGGCAGCCGCGGCCTCGGCCTCCAGATCGCCGAAGCCCTCGGCGAGTACGGCGCCACCGTCGTCCTCACCGCCCGCAAAGCCCACGAACTCGACGAGGCCAGAGCGCACCTCGCTGCCCTGGGCGTCACCGCGCACGTCTACCCGAACGACCTGGGCGCCTTCGACACCCTCGACCCCCTCGTGGAGCGCATCCACGCCGAGGTCGGACCCATCGACATCCTCGTGAACAACGCCGGCGCAACCTGGGGCGCCCCCACCACCGAACACCCCCTGGACGCCTGGATGAAGGTCATGAACGTCAACGTGAACGGCACTTTCCTCCTCACGCAGGCCGTCCTGAAACGCTGCATGGTGCCGCGCGGCGCCGGGCGCATCATCAACGTCGCGTCCGTCGCAGGCCTCCAGGGCAATGACCCGCGCATGGCCGCCACCCTCGCGTACAACACCAGCAAGGGCGCCATGGTGAACTTCACCCGCGCCCTGGCCGCCGAATTCGCCGCGCAGGGCATCACCGTGAACAGCATCTGCCCCGGCTACTTCCCCACCAAGATGACCAAGGGCACCCTGGCGTACGGCGAGGCGCAGATCCTGGACCACACCCCCATGCGCCGCCTGGGAGGCGACGAGGACCTCAAGGGCGCCGCCCTGCTGCTGGCCAGCGCCGCCGGCGCGTACATCACCGGGCAGAACCTCGCCGTGGACGGCGGCATCAGCGCCGTATGA
- a CDS encoding sensor histidine kinase, giving the protein MTSVPLPQPPATGRPLARGALARTYAALSLAVLLVSLAVLGWWVSRQIEVGVVHRAAAATALYVENFIVTQVQELDHARALPPQRTAAIERLLADTPLGREIVAIKIWGPDGRVVYGDNAGQTFDVKGEQSGAWRGEVVADLTNLTDPENADLRPRYGRLLEIYTPIRLEGSDRVLAVAEFYQRVDALDGEVRATQRRSWAVVALVFGLTYLLLSGLVRRGSDTIDRQSAELRRQVTRLEGLLTQNRTLSERVRRAARRSVAVNEDVLRRVAQDLHDGPAQDVGVALLRLDRLEDLGRHLPPAEQAQLQGTLEALTHCLTSALGEMRSLAQDLRLPDVDHLDVAAVVERAVREHRRRTGTDVHVEIAPDVQTCPVPLGVRMAAYRIVQEALNNAYRHAGGRGQRVSLSLSGADLTVEVGDDGPGGTLTPGLGLGGMRERAESLGGHLSVTDGRPGVRVVAQLPLAPEVDDE; this is encoded by the coding sequence GTGACCAGCGTCCCGCTGCCCCAGCCCCCGGCCACGGGCAGGCCACTCGCCCGCGGGGCCCTGGCCCGGACGTACGCGGCGCTGAGCCTCGCCGTGCTGCTCGTGAGCCTCGCCGTGCTGGGCTGGTGGGTCAGCCGGCAGATCGAGGTGGGCGTCGTGCACCGCGCGGCCGCCGCCACCGCGCTGTATGTGGAGAACTTCATCGTGACGCAGGTGCAGGAACTCGACCACGCCCGGGCGCTCCCGCCACAGCGGACCGCGGCCATCGAGCGCCTGCTGGCCGACACGCCCCTGGGACGCGAGATCGTGGCCATCAAGATCTGGGGCCCGGACGGGCGGGTCGTGTACGGCGATAACGCCGGGCAGACCTTTGACGTGAAGGGCGAGCAGAGCGGCGCGTGGCGCGGCGAGGTCGTGGCGGACCTCACGAACCTGACCGATCCGGAAAACGCCGACCTGCGCCCCCGCTACGGGCGGCTGCTGGAGATCTACACGCCGATCCGCCTGGAGGGCAGTGACCGCGTGCTGGCCGTCGCGGAGTTCTACCAGCGGGTGGACGCCCTGGACGGCGAGGTGCGCGCCACGCAGCGCCGCAGCTGGGCGGTCGTGGCCCTCGTGTTCGGCCTGACGTACCTGCTGCTGTCGGGACTGGTACGGCGCGGCAGTGACACCATTGACCGCCAGAGCGCGGAACTGCGGCGGCAGGTGACGCGCCTGGAGGGCCTGCTGACGCAGAACCGCACGCTGAGCGAACGGGTCCGGCGGGCCGCGCGCCGCTCGGTGGCCGTGAACGAGGACGTCCTGCGGCGCGTGGCGCAGGACCTGCACGACGGGCCCGCGCAGGACGTCGGCGTGGCGCTGCTGCGCCTGGACCGCCTGGAGGACCTGGGCCGCCACCTGCCGCCCGCCGAGCAGGCGCAGTTGCAGGGCACGCTGGAGGCCCTGACGCACTGCCTGACGTCCGCGCTGGGCGAGATGCGGTCCCTGGCGCAGGACCTGCGCCTGCCGGACGTGGATCACCTGGACGTCGCGGCGGTCGTGGAGCGGGCCGTCCGGGAACACCGGCGCCGCACGGGTACGGACGTGCACGTGGAGATCGCCCCGGACGTGCAGACCTGTCCGGTGCCGCTCGGGGTGCGCATGGCCGCCTACCGGATCGTGCAGGAGGCGCTGAACAACGCCTACCGGCACGCCGGGGGCCGCGGCCAGCGGGTCAGCCTGAGCCTGAGCGGCGCGGACCTGACGGTGGAGGTCGGGGATGACGGGCCGGGCGGGACGCTCACGCCCGGGCTGGGTCTGGGCGGCATGCGGGAGCGGGCCGAGAGTCTGGGTGGTCACCTGAGCGTGACGGACGGGCGGCCGGGTGTGCGGGTGGTGGCGCAGCTGCCCCTGGCGCCGGAGGTGGATGATGAGTGA
- a CDS encoding SDR family NAD(P)-dependent oxidoreductase, whose protein sequence is MDLNQAVAVVTGSASGIGRALAARLVQEGAVVVASDRNAEAGAREAAAIGARFVQADVGQEAGVKALIDDVLAHEGRVDLLCSNAGLAVGNGLEPDDALWDVSWRVNVLSHVWGARHVLPHMLSRGSGTLLQTVSAAGLLTEVHSAPYAVTKHEALAFAEWLAITYGDRGISVAALCPEWVQTPLIAGAPHLQAGAITPEEVAEAAVTGLRSGQFLITTHPMTVRAFQARANSHDRWLGRVRDLSRQTTEQLAGGHAFPDALEG, encoded by the coding sequence ATGGACCTGAATCAGGCGGTGGCGGTGGTGACGGGGTCAGCATCCGGGATCGGACGGGCGCTGGCGGCGCGTCTGGTGCAGGAGGGCGCGGTCGTGGTCGCATCCGACCGGAACGCGGAGGCCGGGGCGCGCGAGGCGGCAGCCATCGGCGCGCGCTTCGTGCAGGCGGACGTGGGACAGGAGGCCGGGGTGAAGGCCCTGATCGACGACGTGCTGGCGCACGAGGGCCGCGTCGACCTGCTGTGCTCGAACGCGGGATTGGCCGTCGGGAACGGTCTGGAGCCGGATGACGCGCTATGGGACGTGTCGTGGCGCGTGAATGTCCTGAGTCACGTGTGGGGCGCGCGGCACGTCCTGCCTCACATGCTCTCGCGTGGGAGCGGCACGCTGCTGCAAACGGTGTCGGCGGCGGGCCTGCTGACCGAGGTGCATTCCGCGCCGTACGCGGTCACGAAGCATGAGGCGCTGGCGTTCGCGGAGTGGCTGGCGATCACGTACGGCGACCGTGGGATCAGCGTGGCGGCGCTGTGCCCGGAGTGGGTGCAGACGCCATTGATCGCGGGCGCGCCGCACCTGCAGGCCGGGGCGATCACGCCCGAGGAGGTCGCGGAGGCGGCCGTGACTGGCCTGCGGTCGGGGCAGTTCCTGATCACGACGCATCCGATGACCGTGCGGGCCTTCCAGGCACGCGCGAATTCACATGACCGCTGGCTGGGCCGCGTGCGGGACCTGTCGCGGCAGACGACCGAACAACTTGCCGGGGGCCACGCGTTCCCGGATGCACTGGAGGGCTGA
- a CDS encoding SDR family oxidoreductase, with product MDFERKVIVVTGAASGIGKALAAAFVQEGATVVASDRNAELGAQEAAAIGARFIPADVGQEAGVKGLIDDVLAHEGRIDLFCSNAGIAVGEGPDTPDRVWDLIQRVNVMSHVWAARHLLPHMLERGDGYLLNTASAAGLLTELHSAPYAVTKHAALAFAEWLSITYGDRGIKVAALCPEGVWTPMIQNAPLLQQTAITTDELVAKTLEVLRADGFLITTHPSTLKGFGLKAADYDGWIGKMRHLRGKAMALLHAQQGGAEAGEARG from the coding sequence ATGGACTTTGAACGGAAGGTGATCGTGGTGACGGGCGCGGCGTCGGGGATCGGGAAGGCGCTGGCGGCGGCGTTCGTGCAGGAGGGCGCGACGGTGGTGGCGTCCGACCGCAACGCGGAGCTGGGCGCGCAGGAAGCCGCCGCGATCGGCGCGCGCTTCATCCCGGCGGACGTGGGGCAGGAGGCGGGCGTGAAGGGCCTGATCGACGACGTGCTGGCGCATGAGGGCCGCATCGACCTCTTCTGCTCGAACGCCGGGATCGCGGTGGGCGAGGGGCCGGACACCCCGGACCGCGTGTGGGACCTGATCCAGCGCGTGAACGTCATGAGTCACGTCTGGGCGGCCCGGCACCTGTTGCCGCACATGCTCGAACGCGGGGACGGGTACCTGCTGAACACCGCGTCGGCGGCTGGGCTGCTGACGGAACTGCACTCCGCGCCGTACGCCGTGACCAAGCACGCCGCGCTGGCGTTCGCAGAGTGGCTGAGCATCACGTACGGGGACCGGGGCATCAAGGTCGCCGCGCTGTGCCCGGAAGGCGTGTGGACGCCCATGATCCAGAACGCGCCCCTGCTGCAGCAGACGGCCATCACGACCGACGAACTGGTCGCGAAGACGCTGGAGGTCCTGCGCGCCGACGGGTTCCTGATCACCACGCACCCCAGCACCCTGAAGGGCTTCGGGCTCAAGGCCGCGGATTACGACGGCTGGATCGGGAAGATGCGGCACCTGCGCGGCAAGGCCATGGCGCTGCTGCACGCCCAGCAAGGCGGGGCAGAGGCGGGGGAGGCGAGAGGTTGA
- a CDS encoding MaoC family dehydratase produces MRPDELAGHLGQQVALSEWVEITQARIQAFADATGDHQFIHVDPERAAQGPFGATIAHGFLTLSLLAGEFMTRGGSPDIEGARMVVNYGLNRVRFIAPVRAGTRLRNRAVLQAAEPGQGYVQITVANTIEIDGSDRPACTAESVYRIYL; encoded by the coding sequence ATGAGACCCGACGAACTGGCCGGACACCTCGGGCAGCAGGTCGCCCTGTCCGAGTGGGTGGAGATCACGCAGGCGCGCATTCAGGCGTTCGCGGACGCCACCGGCGACCACCAGTTCATTCACGTGGACCCCGAGCGGGCCGCGCAGGGCCCCTTCGGCGCAACCATCGCGCACGGCTTCCTGACCCTGTCGCTGCTGGCCGGGGAATTCATGACGCGCGGCGGCAGCCCCGATATCGAGGGCGCGCGGATGGTCGTGAACTACGGCCTGAACCGCGTGCGCTTCATCGCGCCCGTCCGCGCCGGAACGCGGCTGCGCAACCGCGCCGTCCTCCAGGCCGCCGAGCCCGGCCAGGGCTACGTGCAGATCACGGTCGCGAACACCATCGAGATCGACGGCTCGGACAGACCCGCCTGCACCGCCGAGAGCGTCTACCGGATCTACCTGTGA
- a CDS encoding macro domain-containing protein → MIRYVTGDATQPQDSGPKLLVHICNDIGAWGRGFVVALSKRWTAPELAFNRWASGQTDQPYALGEVQFVPVQADLTVANLIGQHDIARKNRPTDVPPVRYEAIRAGLAQVRTEAQRTGASVHMPRIGAGVAGGDWRQIEPIITEELAAHGVPVTVYDLPSPEST, encoded by the coding sequence ATGATCCGCTACGTGACCGGCGACGCCACCCAACCGCAGGACAGCGGCCCAAAATTGCTGGTCCACATCTGCAACGACATCGGCGCGTGGGGACGCGGCTTCGTCGTCGCGCTCTCGAAACGCTGGACGGCTCCGGAACTTGCGTTCAACCGCTGGGCCTCTGGACAGACGGACCAGCCGTACGCGCTGGGCGAGGTGCAGTTCGTCCCCGTCCAGGCAGACCTGACCGTCGCCAATCTCATCGGGCAGCACGACATCGCCCGCAAGAACCGACCCACGGACGTCCCCCCGGTGCGCTACGAGGCCATCCGCGCCGGCCTCGCCCAGGTGCGCACCGAGGCGCAGCGGACCGGCGCCAGCGTCCACATGCCCCGCATCGGCGCCGGCGTCGCCGGGGGCGACTGGCGCCAGATCGAACCGATCATCACCGAGGAACTCGCCGCGCACGGCGTGCCCGTCACCGTGTACGACCTGCCCAGCCCGGAGAGCACATGA
- a CDS encoding acyl-CoA dehydrogenase family protein has product MTMFDVSPRARDLHARLTAFMDAHIYPNEVEVARQIDAGNRWEHLPIIDELKPKARAEGLWNLFLPPASDPDGTFGPGLSNLEYAGLCEVMGRVWWAPEVFNCSAPDTGNMEVLARYGTPEQQQQWLIPLLNGEIRSAFSMTEPDVASSDATNIQSSITRDGDEYVVNGDKWWTSGAGDPRCKISIFMGKTDPNAERHRQQSMILIPLDAPGVTKERMLTVFGYDDAPHGHAQMTFRDVRVPATNLLLGEGRGFEIAQGRLGPGRIHHCMRLIGQAERALDLMVHRAASRTAFGKPLTGHQHVREAIAASRMEIDQARLLTLHAAHMMDTVGNKEARGQIAAIKVVAPNVALRVIDRAIQVFGGAGVSQDTPLAMMYAQARTLRLADGPDIVHAETVAKEELRRQGVSGRR; this is encoded by the coding sequence ATGACGATGTTCGACGTGTCCCCCCGCGCCCGTGACCTGCACGCGCGCCTCACCGCGTTCATGGACGCCCACATCTACCCCAACGAGGTGGAGGTCGCCCGGCAGATCGACGCGGGGAACCGCTGGGAGCACCTCCCGATCATCGACGAGCTGAAGCCAAAGGCGCGTGCCGAGGGCCTGTGGAACCTGTTCCTGCCGCCCGCCAGCGACCCGGACGGCACGTTCGGGCCGGGCCTGTCGAACCTAGAGTACGCGGGCCTGTGCGAGGTCATGGGCCGTGTCTGGTGGGCGCCTGAGGTATTCAACTGCTCCGCGCCCGACACCGGGAACATGGAGGTCCTGGCCCGCTACGGCACGCCCGAGCAGCAGCAGCAGTGGCTGATCCCACTGCTGAACGGCGAGATCCGCAGCGCGTTCTCCATGACCGAACCCGACGTCGCCTCAAGCGACGCGACGAACATCCAGTCCAGCATCACCCGCGACGGCGACGAATACGTCGTGAACGGCGACAAGTGGTGGACGAGCGGCGCCGGCGACCCCCGCTGCAAGATCAGCATCTTCATGGGCAAGACCGACCCGAACGCCGAACGGCACCGCCAGCAAAGCATGATCCTGATTCCCCTGGACGCCCCTGGCGTCACGAAGGAACGCATGCTGACCGTCTTCGGGTACGACGACGCCCCGCACGGCCACGCGCAGATGACCTTCCGGGACGTGCGCGTCCCCGCCACGAACCTGCTGCTCGGCGAGGGGCGCGGCTTCGAGATCGCGCAGGGCCGCCTCGGCCCGGGCCGCATCCACCACTGCATGCGCCTCATCGGGCAGGCCGAACGCGCCCTGGACCTCATGGTGCACCGCGCCGCGTCCCGCACCGCCTTCGGCAAACCCCTCACCGGGCACCAGCACGTCCGCGAGGCCATCGCCGCGAGCCGCATGGAGATCGACCAGGCCCGCCTGCTCACCCTGCACGCCGCGCACATGATGGACACCGTCGGCAACAAGGAGGCGCGCGGGCAGATCGCGGCGATCAAGGTCGTCGCGCCAAACGTCGCGCTGCGCGTCATCGACCGCGCCATTCAGGTGTTCGGCGGGGCGGGCGTCAGCCAGGACACGCCCCTGGCGATGATGTACGCCCAGGCGCGCACCCTGCGCCTCGCGGACGGCCCCGACATCGTGCACGCCGAGACGGTCGCCAAGGAAGAACTGCGCCGCCAGGGCGTCAGCGGACGCCGCTGA
- a CDS encoding LuxR C-terminal-related transcriptional regulator: protein MSDVIRVVVVDDHPLFREGVAATLDREPDLEVVAEGDSADAAVRLGQQHLPHVLLLDLSLPGGGLAALSALTAACPAVHVVMLTVSDDEADVLAALRGGARGYVVKGVTGRELRHVVRSVAAGEVFITPALAGTMLLELTTATRAGSVGSPLDLLTARERQILEGVAAGRSNKEIARDLDLTEKTVKHYMTNVLQKLQVRNRVEAALLAQREGRRGLS, encoded by the coding sequence ATGAGTGACGTGATCCGCGTGGTCGTGGTGGATGACCACCCGCTGTTCCGGGAGGGCGTGGCGGCCACCCTGGACCGCGAGCCGGACCTGGAGGTGGTCGCCGAGGGGGACAGCGCCGACGCGGCGGTGCGGCTGGGGCAGCAGCACCTGCCGCACGTGCTGCTGCTGGACCTGAGCCTGCCCGGCGGGGGCCTGGCGGCCCTGTCAGCATTGACGGCGGCCTGCCCGGCGGTGCACGTGGTCATGCTGACCGTCAGTGACGATGAGGCTGACGTGCTGGCCGCCCTGCGCGGCGGGGCGCGCGGGTACGTGGTCAAGGGCGTGACCGGGCGGGAACTGCGCCACGTGGTGCGCAGCGTCGCCGCGGGCGAGGTGTTCATCACGCCGGCCCTGGCGGGCACGATGCTGCTCGAACTGACGACGGCCACCCGGGCGGGCAGCGTCGGCAGCCCGCTGGACCTGCTCACCGCGCGTGAGCGGCAGATTCTGGAGGGCGTGGCGGCCGGGCGCAGCAACAAGGAGATCGCGCGGGACCTGGACCTGACGGAGAAGACTGTCAAGCACTACATGACGAACGTGCTGCAGAAACTTCAGGTGCGCAACCGGGTGGAGGCGGCGCTGCTGGCCCAGCGGGAGGGCCGGCGCGGGCTCAGCTGA
- a CDS encoding phosphotransferase family protein, whose protein sequence is MTAPDAAPVRPGEELPVGALREALRGRVPGDVDALEVLQFPGGFSNLTYLLRLGEQEYVLRRAPLGPLPKGAHDMTREANLLSRIHPVLPVAPAPLLVVEDAGVIGSPFYLMERRRGTVVRTSLPPEYRELPGAPERLGAALIDTLADLHAVDIDAAGLRDLGKPEGFNRRQVDGWAGRWRRAREALKDTGDLPPPAELRDELVIAWLEAHTPTETAHALVHNDFKLDNLMLDPHDPGRVVALLDWEMTTLGDPLVDLGLTLTYWTMPELPGGAPNRVGAAAPGFPDRDALVALYEARSGRPVADILPWYEVLGHFKLAVIVIQIFARYRLGQTQDPRFAPLAGQAAWLMRRAWDLILKQDAPRE, encoded by the coding sequence TTGACCGCGCCGGACGCCGCGCCCGTCCGCCCCGGCGAGGAACTCCCGGTCGGCGCGCTGCGGGAGGCCCTGCGCGGCCGGGTGCCCGGCGACGTGGACGCGCTGGAGGTCCTGCAGTTCCCGGGCGGGTTCTCGAACCTGACGTACCTGCTGCGCCTGGGCGAGCAGGAGTACGTGCTGCGCCGCGCGCCGCTCGGGCCGCTCCCGAAGGGCGCGCACGACATGACCCGCGAGGCGAACCTGCTCTCGCGCATCCACCCGGTGCTGCCGGTCGCCCCGGCGCCGCTGCTGGTCGTGGAGGACGCGGGCGTGATCGGCAGCCCCTTCTACCTGATGGAGCGGAGGCGCGGGACGGTCGTGCGGACCAGCCTCCCCCCCGAGTACCGGGAACTGCCCGGCGCCCCGGAGCGGCTGGGCGCGGCCCTCATTGACACGCTCGCGGACCTGCACGCGGTGGACATTGACGCGGCAGGCCTGCGCGACCTGGGGAAACCCGAGGGGTTCAACCGCCGTCAGGTGGACGGCTGGGCGGGCCGCTGGCGCCGCGCCCGCGAGGCGCTGAAGGACACCGGGGACCTGCCGCCGCCCGCCGAGCTGCGCGACGAACTGGTGATCGCGTGGCTGGAGGCCCACACGCCCACGGAAACGGCGCACGCGCTGGTGCACAACGACTTCAAGCTGGACAACCTGATGCTCGACCCCCACGATCCGGGCCGAGTGGTGGCGCTCCTCGACTGGGAGATGACCACGCTGGGCGACCCGCTGGTGGACCTGGGCCTGACCCTCACGTACTGGACGATGCCGGAACTGCCGGGCGGCGCGCCCAACCGCGTCGGCGCGGCCGCGCCCGGCTTCCCGGACCGGGACGCGCTCGTGGCCCTTTACGAGGCCCGCAGCGGGCGGCCTGTCGCGGACATCCTCCCCTGGTACGAGGTACTGGGGCACTTCAAGCTCGCGGTGATCGTCATTCAGATCTTCGCCCGCTACCGCCTGGGCCAGACCCAGGACCCGCGCTTCGCGCCGCTGGCGGGGCAGGCGGCGTGGCTGATGCGCCGCGCGTGGGACCTGATCCTGAAACAGGACGCGCCGCGTGAGTGA
- a CDS encoding GGDEF domain-containing protein, with translation MNRVTVQALREELSGLHLAADAAPDPAVRAGHFREAAYLALDLGDPARAMTYALACLDAARRTTNRSLQALAHVTIALVMGDVHDDVGAATHFREAEGLARSARDARGVAVVSVNASHHELERAHYASSTLRLMSLLRSPYASAVQADEEGRGLDQVFHMNFTRGAAHALLGLSPDLPDLSAQLSGAREEISAQLEVSYDVLRRCYHHEMPLANSRWQPDVLEALLIHARYRASWTEAQALADEWVQLAQDWNVPAQLGRALLGRAALRAHTGQWEGVRVDAARAAQDFGDEHPSRALAAQQLLAQAHAAQGQWQAAFEVQQALSTQADRIYRAFMQQSARLRVIERQAAEAEVRAEAFAEAALRDPLTGIANRAGAQRRLNQMRAAAQRGRSGAVALLDIDHFKSINDRYGHAAGDEVLRRVVQTITRAIREVDLLARYGGEEFLLLLDGLTRAEAFRACLRVRQLITEIDWSDVAPGLQVTASIGVAEITAGQPQEAILREADTAMYEAKAAGRDTVRLAHGH, from the coding sequence GTGAACCGCGTCACCGTGCAGGCCCTGCGGGAGGAACTCAGCGGGCTTCACCTGGCCGCGGACGCCGCGCCCGACCCGGCCGTCCGGGCCGGTCACTTCCGGGAGGCGGCGTACCTGGCGCTGGACCTGGGTGACCCGGCGCGCGCCATGACGTACGCCCTGGCGTGCCTGGACGCGGCGCGGCGCACCACGAACCGGTCCCTGCAGGCTCTGGCGCACGTGACGATCGCGCTCGTGATGGGCGACGTGCACGACGACGTGGGCGCCGCCACGCACTTCCGGGAGGCCGAGGGACTGGCCCGCAGCGCGCGGGACGCCCGCGGGGTGGCCGTGGTCAGCGTGAACGCCTCGCACCACGAGCTGGAACGCGCGCACTACGCCAGCAGCACCCTGCGCCTGATGTCCCTGCTGCGCTCGCCGTACGCGTCGGCGGTGCAGGCGGACGAGGAGGGCCGCGGCCTGGACCAGGTGTTCCACATGAACTTCACGCGCGGCGCCGCGCACGCCCTGCTGGGCCTGAGCCCGGACCTGCCGGACCTGAGCGCGCAGCTCAGTGGCGCCCGGGAGGAGATCAGCGCGCAGCTGGAGGTCTCGTACGACGTCCTGCGCCGCTGCTACCACCATGAGATGCCGCTGGCCAATTCCCGCTGGCAGCCGGACGTGCTTGAAGCGCTGCTGATTCACGCCCGCTACCGCGCCAGCTGGACCGAAGCGCAGGCGCTGGCCGACGAGTGGGTGCAGCTGGCGCAGGACTGGAACGTGCCGGCGCAGCTGGGCCGGGCGCTCCTGGGCCGCGCGGCCCTGCGCGCCCACACCGGGCAGTGGGAAGGCGTGCGCGTGGACGCCGCCCGCGCGGCGCAGGACTTCGGGGACGAGCACCCCAGCCGCGCCCTGGCCGCGCAGCAGCTGCTGGCGCAGGCGCACGCCGCGCAGGGGCAGTGGCAGGCGGCCTTCGAGGTGCAGCAGGCCCTGTCCACGCAGGCGGACCGCATCTACCGGGCGTTCATGCAGCAGAGTGCGCGCCTGCGGGTCATCGAGCGGCAGGCCGCCGAGGCCGAAGTGCGCGCCGAGGCGTTCGCGGAGGCGGCCCTGCGTGACCCGCTGACCGGCATCGCGAACCGGGCGGGCGCGCAGCGCCGCCTGAATCAGATGCGCGCCGCCGCGCAGCGCGGCCGCTCTGGCGCCGTGGCGCTGCTCGACATTGATCACTTCAAGTCCATCAACGACCGGTACGGGCACGCGGCGGGCGACGAGGTCCTGCGCCGCGTGGTGCAGACCATCACGCGCGCCATCCGTGAGGTGGACCTGCTGGCCCGTTACGGCGGCGAGGAATTCCTGCTGCTGCTCGACGGCCTGACCCGCGCCGAGGCGTTCCGCGCCTGCCTGCGCGTGCGGCAGCTCATCACCGAGATCGACTGGTCCGACGTCGCCCCGGGCCTTCAGGTCACCGCCAGCATCGGCGTGGCCGAGATCACCGCCGGGCAGCCACAGGAAGCAATCCTGCGGGAGGCGGATACCGCCATGTACGAGGCGAAGGCCGCGGGGCGCGACACGGTCCGCCTGGCCCACGGTCACTGA